In Acropora palmata chromosome 7, jaAcrPala1.3, whole genome shotgun sequence, one genomic interval encodes:
- the LOC141886805 gene encoding uncharacterized protein LOC141886805 isoform X2, with translation MFYVSPWCLYGLLLCMIFFLLKIFGYEGTRQENKTCEKTKSDLETSEKDVKSDSAVKEVTISQGQHEKKVESKELRIRKSATPKEIDKPSLSSCDVFPSKRPLEAKLVPTGREKGERLIEEQRVEASNAEAVLESRDALYLQEFSVTGDFIRDTRNFRSSSEGSEEKKTEILAQNDDNEATSFLDDKDVESSQNITPAMRSSVCSESEGKSFTFNECHDDGNKQSVLSKSVGEFDSTSDLAHSPLFALFADKLVTRAKEKALLDIDCECSANNLAERISSDVMGDVMGQLATRPVSREEEVNSPIVQELHSFAGNVVDSLIRGASENVLLINDFDSFAKDLSEEVINDGIKNYAIMEKVRQGKKQKVSLQEINLFSEGIVSEAVSDGIDKVLGQELDNEQVSTALDRNVDDGALISLPQPTGLSLSLQPQIGGVVENIVNKAIYEASLRVKQQSQEQQPSVSTVDSSAQEILHTQVNEMVQEMIVSALQEVASSKVEDENESEMQSCMESFVDKTLDIAINEAAERVSDQQNLSDQNRKYLNGHVDIMLEPSLLITNDDQGVDEVPFKPNKNLPELDNEEARVGNNYWRQSLVLDLQENEEEFDESFESGKRSGSGTTDSQLTPEDNEITSHDRDSEEFVDSSEDEVIDHAADAKIGAVGGSNANEDDQGKIDYCDELDDDFSGDGSDDSNDDDDDGIGLEGQTMVDGLCASKPKEKRKRKTKKSNLSSQARIQSAGSQYNTAVVLDNGAGVIKLGMAGDKMPTVIEPAVYGIPKRYSLQMAGMDNKRDRLYGSSATAKAGVMQLEYPMSSGFLEKWSDVEDIWDYLLYSELGIEEASHPVIVTEVANTPKRQREKMAEILFEHLSVPAMYLANQLALSLYASGLTRGLCLSSGFSVTQAAAIYEGHLLAYTVQELDIGGQALTDNLQKLLRQNKGHNFNSSSGWQIVNKMKEKMAYVAKDYEAEMEQFKTSDKLTKFYSLPDGQTVVISSEMINTVEPLFDPETLLDADDTIASQIPIHGLVNTAFKRCSADLQNDFCRNVVLSGGTTLTKGLVPRLEHELSRINPKIRSVRAPANRGYSAWIGGSILGSLSSLDNMYATIDEYAEQGARIINQKCF, from the exons ATGTTTTACGTTTCGCCTTGGTGTCTGTATGGGCTCCTATTATGCATGATATTTTTCTTGCTCAAGATCTTTGGTTATGAAGGAACACGTCAGGAAAATAAGACTTGTGAAAAAACCAAAAGCGACTTAGAGACATCGGAGAAAGATGTTAAGAGTGACTCTGCCGTAAAAGAAGTTACAATAAGCCAAGGAcagcatgaaaaaaaagtagaGAGCAAAGAACTACGAATTCGTAAATCAGCGACGCCAAAGGAAATTGACAAACCCTCTCTTTCGTCATGCGACGTGTTCCCCAGCAAGAGGCCATTGGAAGCCAAACTCGTACCAACCGGTCGAGAAAAAGGAGAGAGGTTAATTGAGGAACAACGAGTGGAAGCTTCAAATGCCGAAGCTGTTTTGGAAAGTCGAGATGCTTTGTACTTGCAGGAATTCAGTGTGACTGGTGACTTTATAAGGGACACGCGAAACTTTCGATCCAGTTCCGAAGGAagcgaagaaaaaaagacgGAAATTTTGGCCCAAAACGATGACAACGAAGCAACAAGTTTTCTTGACGACAAAGACGTTGAGTCGAGCCAAAACATAACACCGGCAATGAGGAGTTCGGTTTGTTCAGAATCTGAAGGAAAGTCATTTACATTTAATGAATGTCATGATGACGGGAATAAACAATCGGTGTTGTCTAAGAGTGTCGGGGAATTTGATTCCACTTCAGACCTTGCTCATTCTCCTTTATTTGCACTCTTTGCCGATAAATTGGTCACCAGAGCGAAGGAAAAAGCATTGCTAGACATTGACTGCGAATGTAGTGCGAACAATTTGGCAGAAAGAATTTCCTCAGATGTTATGGGTGATGTCATGGGTCAGTTGGCAACTCGGCCTGTCTCGCGTGAGGAAGAAGTCAATTCTCCCATTGTCCAGGAATTGCATAGCTTTGCTGGGAATGTTGTTGATTCATTGATTCGAGGGGCTTCGGAAAATGTTTTGCTGATCAACGATTTTGATTCCTTTGCTAAAGACCTGAGTGAAGAAGTTATTAACGATGGCATTAAGAATTATGCAATAATGGAAAAGGTcagacaaggaaaaaaacagaaagtgtCATTACAGGAAATTAACCTTTTCAGTGAAGGAATAGTGAGTGAAGCTGTGTCAGATGGTATTGATAAAGTGCTAGGGCAAGAATTGGACAATGAGCAGGTTTCAACGGCTTTGGATAGAAACGTAGATGATGGAGCTCTTATTTCTCTGCCACAACCTACAGGTCTTTCACTCTCACTACAGCCTCAAATTGGCGGTGTTGTGGAAAATATTGTCAACAAAGCAATTTACGAAGCTTCTTTGAGAGTGAAACAGCAAAGTCAGGAGCAACAGCCAAGCGTCTCCACCGTTGATTCTTCAGCTCAAGAAATCTTGCACACTCAAGTAAATGAAATGGTACAGGAGATGATTGTTTCAGCCTTGCAAGAGGTTGCCAGCTCTAAAGTCGaggatgaaaatgaaagtgaaatgcAATCTTGTATGGAGTCATTTGTAGACAAGACTTTGGACATTGCCATTAATGAAGCAGCCGAGAGAGTCTCTGATCAACAAAACCTGTCGGATCAAAATAGAAAGTATTTAAATGGACATGTAGATATTATGCTGGAACCTTCTCTGTTAATTACAAATGACGACCAAGGAGTTGATGAGGTACCCTTCAAGCCAAATAAAAACTTACCTGAGTTGGACAATGAGGAAGCTAGAGttggcaataattattggaggCAAAGTTTGGTACTAGATTTACaggaaaatgaagaagaattTGATGAGAGCTTTGAGAGCGGAAAAAGATCGGGCTCAGGTACGACTGATTCACAGCTGACACCTGAggataatgaaataacatctCATGACCGTGACAGCGAAGAGTTTGTGGACTCATCGGAGGATGAGGTAATTGACCATGCAGCAGATGCCAAGATTGGTGCTGTGGGAGGCTCAAATGCTAACGAAGATGACCAGGGCAAAATCGATTACTGCGATGAGTTGGATGATGACTTTAGCGGTGATGGTAGTGACGACagcaatgatgatgatgatgatggaaTCGGACTGGAAGGTCAAACAATGGTGGATGGACTGTGTGCTAGTAagccaaaggaaaaacggaaaagaaagacaaagaaatctAATTTATCATCCCAAGCAAGAATACAATCTG CTGGTTCCCAGTACAACACTGCGGTAGTGTTAGATAATGGAGCAGGTGTAATCAAACTTGGTATGGCAGGAGATAAGATGCCGACTGTGATAGAACCTGCTGTGTATGGAATCCCAAAGCGATACTCCCTTCAAATGGCAGGGATGGATAATAAAAGAGATAGATTGTATGGTAGCTCAGCAACAGCAAAAGCTGGAGTTATGCAGCTGG AGTACCCCATGAGTTCTGGATTTCTCGAGAAGTGGTCAGATGTGGAAGATATCTGGGATTATTTGCTATACAGCGAGCTTGGTATTGAGGAAGCAAGTCACCCTGTGATCGTCACAGAAGTGGCTAACACACCCAAGAGACAAAGAGAGAAAATGGCAGAG ATTCTATTTGAACATCTGAGTGTCCCAGCCATGTACCTTGCCAATCAACTTGCCCTCTCGCTGTATGCGTCTGGTTTGACCCGTGGCCTGTGCCTGTCCTCTGGTTTCTCTGTCACGCAAGCTGCTGCTATTTACGAAGGCCATTTGTTGGCGTACACTGTACAGGAGCTGGATATTGGAGGCCAAGCGCTGACAGATAATCTACAGAAACTGCTGCGACAAAATAAAGGGCACAATTTCAACTCTTCGTCTGGTTGGCAAATTgtgaacaaaatgaaagagaagaTGGCCTATGTTGCAAAAG ATTACGAGGCTGAAATGGAGCAGTTCAAAACCAGCGATAAGCTTACAAAGTTCTACAGTTTGCCGGATGGGCAGACTGTGGTGATAAGCAGTGAGATGATCAACACAGTAGAACCACTCTTCGACCCTGAGACACTTTTGGATGCCGACGATACAATTGCCTCTCAAATACCAATCCACGGGCTGGTGAACACTGCATTCAAGAG ATGCTCTGCAGACCTGCAAAATGACTTTTGCCGGAATGTCGTCCTCTCGGGCGGTACAACCCTAACAAAAGGCCTGGTGCCGAGATTAGAGCATGAACTGAGTCGAATCAACCCAAAGATTCGCTCAGTGCGTGCGCCTGCCAATAGAGGGTACTCCGCATGGATTGGGGGCTCAATTCTGGGTTCCTTGTCAAGTCTGGATAATATGTATGCGACTATTGATGAGTACGCTGAACAGGGAGCTCGAATTATCAACCAGAAGTGCTTCTGA
- the LOC141886805 gene encoding uncharacterized protein LOC141886805 isoform X1: protein MFYVSPWCLYGLLLCMIFFLLKIFGYEGTRQENKTCEKTKSDLETSEKDVKSDSAVKEVTISQGQHEKKVESKELRIRKSATPKEIDKPSLSSCDVFPSKRPLEAKLVPTGREKGERLIEEQRVEASNAEAVLESRDALYLQEFSVTGDFIRDTRNFRSSSEGSEEKKTEILAQNDDNEATSFLDDKDVESSQNITPAMRSSVCSESEGKSFTFNECHDDGNKQSVLSKSVGEFDSTSDLAHSPLFALFADKLVTRAKEKALLDIDCECSANNLAERISSDVMGDVMGQLATRPVSREEEVNSPIVQELHSFAGNVVDSLIRGASENVLLINDFDSFAKDLSEEVINDGIKNYAIMEKVRQGKKQKVSLQEINLFSEGIVSEAVSDGIDKVLGQELDNEQVSTALDRNVDDGALISLPQPTGLSLSLQPQIGGVVENIVNKAIYEASLRVKQQSQEQQPSVSTVDSSAQEILHTQVNEMVQEMIVSALQEVASSKVEDENESEMQSCMESFVDKTLDIAINEAAERVSDQQNLSDQNRKYLNGHVDIMLEPSLLITNDDQGVDEVPFKPNKNLPELDNEEARVGNNYWRQSLVLDLQENEEEFDESFESGKRSGSGTTDSQLTPEDNEITSHDRDSEEFVDSSEDEVIDHAADAKIGAVGGSNANEDDQGKIDYCDELDDDFSGDGSDDSNDDDDDGIGLEGQTMVDGLCASKPKEKRKRKTKKSNLSSQARIQSDMEGYVLSAKKKLLAGSQYNTAVVLDNGAGVIKLGMAGDKMPTVIEPAVYGIPKRYSLQMAGMDNKRDRLYGSSATAKAGVMQLEYPMSSGFLEKWSDVEDIWDYLLYSELGIEEASHPVIVTEVANTPKRQREKMAEILFEHLSVPAMYLANQLALSLYASGLTRGLCLSSGFSVTQAAAIYEGHLLAYTVQELDIGGQALTDNLQKLLRQNKGHNFNSSSGWQIVNKMKEKMAYVAKDYEAEMEQFKTSDKLTKFYSLPDGQTVVISSEMINTVEPLFDPETLLDADDTIASQIPIHGLVNTAFKRCSADLQNDFCRNVVLSGGTTLTKGLVPRLEHELSRINPKIRSVRAPANRGYSAWIGGSILGSLSSLDNMYATIDEYAEQGARIINQKCF, encoded by the exons ATGTTTTACGTTTCGCCTTGGTGTCTGTATGGGCTCCTATTATGCATGATATTTTTCTTGCTCAAGATCTTTGGTTATGAAGGAACACGTCAGGAAAATAAGACTTGTGAAAAAACCAAAAGCGACTTAGAGACATCGGAGAAAGATGTTAAGAGTGACTCTGCCGTAAAAGAAGTTACAATAAGCCAAGGAcagcatgaaaaaaaagtagaGAGCAAAGAACTACGAATTCGTAAATCAGCGACGCCAAAGGAAATTGACAAACCCTCTCTTTCGTCATGCGACGTGTTCCCCAGCAAGAGGCCATTGGAAGCCAAACTCGTACCAACCGGTCGAGAAAAAGGAGAGAGGTTAATTGAGGAACAACGAGTGGAAGCTTCAAATGCCGAAGCTGTTTTGGAAAGTCGAGATGCTTTGTACTTGCAGGAATTCAGTGTGACTGGTGACTTTATAAGGGACACGCGAAACTTTCGATCCAGTTCCGAAGGAagcgaagaaaaaaagacgGAAATTTTGGCCCAAAACGATGACAACGAAGCAACAAGTTTTCTTGACGACAAAGACGTTGAGTCGAGCCAAAACATAACACCGGCAATGAGGAGTTCGGTTTGTTCAGAATCTGAAGGAAAGTCATTTACATTTAATGAATGTCATGATGACGGGAATAAACAATCGGTGTTGTCTAAGAGTGTCGGGGAATTTGATTCCACTTCAGACCTTGCTCATTCTCCTTTATTTGCACTCTTTGCCGATAAATTGGTCACCAGAGCGAAGGAAAAAGCATTGCTAGACATTGACTGCGAATGTAGTGCGAACAATTTGGCAGAAAGAATTTCCTCAGATGTTATGGGTGATGTCATGGGTCAGTTGGCAACTCGGCCTGTCTCGCGTGAGGAAGAAGTCAATTCTCCCATTGTCCAGGAATTGCATAGCTTTGCTGGGAATGTTGTTGATTCATTGATTCGAGGGGCTTCGGAAAATGTTTTGCTGATCAACGATTTTGATTCCTTTGCTAAAGACCTGAGTGAAGAAGTTATTAACGATGGCATTAAGAATTATGCAATAATGGAAAAGGTcagacaaggaaaaaaacagaaagtgtCATTACAGGAAATTAACCTTTTCAGTGAAGGAATAGTGAGTGAAGCTGTGTCAGATGGTATTGATAAAGTGCTAGGGCAAGAATTGGACAATGAGCAGGTTTCAACGGCTTTGGATAGAAACGTAGATGATGGAGCTCTTATTTCTCTGCCACAACCTACAGGTCTTTCACTCTCACTACAGCCTCAAATTGGCGGTGTTGTGGAAAATATTGTCAACAAAGCAATTTACGAAGCTTCTTTGAGAGTGAAACAGCAAAGTCAGGAGCAACAGCCAAGCGTCTCCACCGTTGATTCTTCAGCTCAAGAAATCTTGCACACTCAAGTAAATGAAATGGTACAGGAGATGATTGTTTCAGCCTTGCAAGAGGTTGCCAGCTCTAAAGTCGaggatgaaaatgaaagtgaaatgcAATCTTGTATGGAGTCATTTGTAGACAAGACTTTGGACATTGCCATTAATGAAGCAGCCGAGAGAGTCTCTGATCAACAAAACCTGTCGGATCAAAATAGAAAGTATTTAAATGGACATGTAGATATTATGCTGGAACCTTCTCTGTTAATTACAAATGACGACCAAGGAGTTGATGAGGTACCCTTCAAGCCAAATAAAAACTTACCTGAGTTGGACAATGAGGAAGCTAGAGttggcaataattattggaggCAAAGTTTGGTACTAGATTTACaggaaaatgaagaagaattTGATGAGAGCTTTGAGAGCGGAAAAAGATCGGGCTCAGGTACGACTGATTCACAGCTGACACCTGAggataatgaaataacatctCATGACCGTGACAGCGAAGAGTTTGTGGACTCATCGGAGGATGAGGTAATTGACCATGCAGCAGATGCCAAGATTGGTGCTGTGGGAGGCTCAAATGCTAACGAAGATGACCAGGGCAAAATCGATTACTGCGATGAGTTGGATGATGACTTTAGCGGTGATGGTAGTGACGACagcaatgatgatgatgatgatggaaTCGGACTGGAAGGTCAAACAATGGTGGATGGACTGTGTGCTAGTAagccaaaggaaaaacggaaaagaaagacaaagaaatctAATTTATCATCCCAAGCAAGAATACAATCTG ACATGGAGGGCTATGTGCTCTcagcaaaaaagaaactgcTTG CTGGTTCCCAGTACAACACTGCGGTAGTGTTAGATAATGGAGCAGGTGTAATCAAACTTGGTATGGCAGGAGATAAGATGCCGACTGTGATAGAACCTGCTGTGTATGGAATCCCAAAGCGATACTCCCTTCAAATGGCAGGGATGGATAATAAAAGAGATAGATTGTATGGTAGCTCAGCAACAGCAAAAGCTGGAGTTATGCAGCTGG AGTACCCCATGAGTTCTGGATTTCTCGAGAAGTGGTCAGATGTGGAAGATATCTGGGATTATTTGCTATACAGCGAGCTTGGTATTGAGGAAGCAAGTCACCCTGTGATCGTCACAGAAGTGGCTAACACACCCAAGAGACAAAGAGAGAAAATGGCAGAG ATTCTATTTGAACATCTGAGTGTCCCAGCCATGTACCTTGCCAATCAACTTGCCCTCTCGCTGTATGCGTCTGGTTTGACCCGTGGCCTGTGCCTGTCCTCTGGTTTCTCTGTCACGCAAGCTGCTGCTATTTACGAAGGCCATTTGTTGGCGTACACTGTACAGGAGCTGGATATTGGAGGCCAAGCGCTGACAGATAATCTACAGAAACTGCTGCGACAAAATAAAGGGCACAATTTCAACTCTTCGTCTGGTTGGCAAATTgtgaacaaaatgaaagagaagaTGGCCTATGTTGCAAAAG ATTACGAGGCTGAAATGGAGCAGTTCAAAACCAGCGATAAGCTTACAAAGTTCTACAGTTTGCCGGATGGGCAGACTGTGGTGATAAGCAGTGAGATGATCAACACAGTAGAACCACTCTTCGACCCTGAGACACTTTTGGATGCCGACGATACAATTGCCTCTCAAATACCAATCCACGGGCTGGTGAACACTGCATTCAAGAG ATGCTCTGCAGACCTGCAAAATGACTTTTGCCGGAATGTCGTCCTCTCGGGCGGTACAACCCTAACAAAAGGCCTGGTGCCGAGATTAGAGCATGAACTGAGTCGAATCAACCCAAAGATTCGCTCAGTGCGTGCGCCTGCCAATAGAGGGTACTCCGCATGGATTGGGGGCTCAATTCTGGGTTCCTTGTCAAGTCTGGATAATATGTATGCGACTATTGATGAGTACGCTGAACAGGGAGCTCGAATTATCAACCAGAAGTGCTTCTGA
- the LOC141886808 gene encoding uncharacterized protein LOC141886808, giving the protein MLRELQLSDTVPPWYSPAVPKPIYESPEAQAYWDIPVFAVSEQVKQNRVDARFIDHEKKKVLAVEMSCPWTENREKKQEEKTIKYGPLRWELKQQFPGYDIRQYNIIIDVLGGWSTEVDEAMRELFGARGGEILLQMQRAVISHTLNIARTLKVMS; this is encoded by the coding sequence ATGCTAAGAGAGCTTCAACTCTCTGATACAGTGCCACCGTGGTATTCTCCGGCCGTCCCAAAACCCATCTACGAGTCACCAGAGGCCCAAGCATATTGGGATATACCAGTCTTTGCAGTAAGTGAGCAAGTAAAGCAGAACAGAGTGGATGCGAGATTTATAGatcatgagaagaagaaagtgctGGCGGTAGAAATGAGCTGCCCATGGACGgagaacagagaaaagaagcAAGAAGAGAAGACCATCAAGTATGGCCCCCTCCGCTGGGAACTCAAACAGCAGTTCCCAGGATATGACATCCGGcagtataacatcatcatcgaTGTCTTAGGAGGGTGGTCCACTGAGGTAGACGAGGCTATGAGGGAACTGTTCGGGGCTCGAGGAGGGGAGATTCTACTCCAGATGCAGAGAGCCGTCATCTCGCACACCCTAAACATTGCCCGCACACTGAAAGTGATGTCTTGA